A window of the Microbulbifer aggregans genome harbors these coding sequences:
- a CDS encoding F0F1 ATP synthase subunit alpha, translating into MNSEILERRENWLKDYLPQLRISEQGRVVSVGDGIAWVTGLPSVGIDDLLDFDDGSRGLVFDLTPSLVGAVLLQETKALTAGTVARRNQKPLGIGVGDSLLGRVIDPLGNPLDGEGTPQGTSWALLLRRSPPIIERDFVRQPLYTGNKILDTMIPIGRGQRQLIVGDEGLGRSALALDSVVNQKQQEVRCIYVLIGQKRSTVVGTINLLRKTGALGYTTVVVAEASALPGLQHLAPFAGCSIAEHWMRRGQHSLVVYDDLSTHAKTYRELSLLLRRPPGREAFPGDIFSVHAGLLERSTSLNSDNGGGSMTALPIVETKLGELASYIPTNLISITDGQVYLDRELFTGGFRPAIDIGKSVSRIGGRAQHPAIKREAGRMKLDYLQFLEVEMFTRFGAKLEAGMERAIRRGRVLREILKQDRLSPLPIEFQLGWMVAFNDGLLDDVKQAQIPALLDKLLKQIKSSRLTLDDDRDQWRQLAEGWLQKPAGPKS; encoded by the coding sequence ATGAATAGTGAGATTCTGGAGAGGCGTGAAAACTGGCTCAAGGACTACTTGCCACAACTTCGTATCAGCGAACAGGGCCGGGTCGTTTCGGTCGGCGATGGTATCGCCTGGGTCACCGGCCTGCCAAGTGTTGGCATCGACGATTTGCTGGATTTTGATGACGGCAGCCGTGGACTTGTATTTGACCTGACACCATCACTGGTGGGCGCAGTCCTGCTCCAGGAAACCAAGGCTTTGACAGCGGGCACGGTGGCACGGCGTAATCAGAAGCCACTGGGTATCGGCGTTGGCGACTCCCTGCTGGGCCGGGTAATTGACCCTCTCGGCAATCCGCTAGACGGCGAGGGGACGCCACAAGGGACAAGCTGGGCGCTCCTGCTAAGAAGGTCCCCGCCGATTATTGAGCGGGACTTTGTTCGCCAACCCCTCTACACCGGTAACAAGATCCTTGACACCATGATTCCCATTGGCCGCGGTCAGCGGCAGCTCATCGTTGGGGATGAAGGACTCGGCCGCAGCGCCCTGGCTCTGGACTCAGTTGTCAATCAGAAGCAGCAGGAGGTCCGTTGTATCTATGTCCTGATTGGCCAGAAACGCTCCACCGTGGTCGGCACTATCAATCTGCTGCGGAAAACCGGTGCCCTAGGATACACCACGGTGGTCGTTGCCGAGGCCAGTGCGCTGCCGGGGCTACAGCATCTGGCGCCATTCGCCGGCTGTAGCATTGCCGAACACTGGATGCGGCGGGGCCAGCACAGTCTGGTGGTTTACGACGATTTGTCGACCCATGCCAAGACCTACCGGGAATTATCCCTGCTGCTTCGTCGTCCGCCAGGCCGGGAGGCATTTCCCGGTGACATCTTTTCCGTTCATGCCGGGCTGTTAGAGCGCTCTACCAGCCTGAATAGTGATAATGGCGGCGGTAGTATGACTGCGCTTCCCATCGTGGAAACGAAACTCGGTGAGCTTGCCTCCTACATTCCCACCAATCTGATTTCGATCACTGATGGTCAGGTTTATCTCGATCGCGAGCTCTTTACCGGCGGTTTTCGTCCGGCAATTGATATCGGTAAGTCCGTCTCTCGTATCGGTGGTCGCGCGCAGCACCCGGCAATCAAGCGAGAAGCGGGCCGTATGAAGCTGGATTACCTGCAGTTTCTTGAGGTGGAGATGTTTACCCGGTTCGGCGCCAAGCTCGAGGCAGGTATGGAGAGAGCAATCCGGCGCGGAAGAGTGTTACGGGAAATTCTGAAGCAGGACCGGCTCTCCCCGTTGCCCATCGAGTTTCAGCTGGGATGGATGGTCGCCTTCAATGATGGCCTGCTCGATGATGTAAAGCAGGCCCAAATACCAGCGCTCCTGGACAAGTTACTCAAGCAGATCAAAAGCAGCCGACTCACACTGGATGATGACAGGGATCAGTGGCGGCAACTGGCCGAAGGCTGGCTACAGAAACCCGCGGGACCGAAGTCTTGA
- a CDS encoding F0F1 ATP synthase subunit delta: protein MELSWSTFLLEIFNFLVLVWILQHFLYRPVRDVIARRQQAIEDRIADAKATQTKAEEMQQQYESRLDDWRHEQQQARDTLESELQEERQRREKALRADLREEQRKLEHLQQQQNLEMQRQLESRALKQGGEFASRILSMSAGPELESRFSQLLLDGLGNLSAAQAKALRSEIGVADATVEVASAYPLGQDQRNTIKQALEELLQRPVSPDFVQAPELLAGFRINLGAWELGANLRDELRGFARLAVASPGAEHE, encoded by the coding sequence TTGGAACTCAGCTGGTCGACCTTTCTGCTGGAGATTTTCAACTTTCTGGTTCTGGTCTGGATCCTCCAACACTTCCTGTACCGCCCGGTAAGAGATGTGATTGCCCGTCGACAGCAGGCGATTGAGGACCGTATTGCGGACGCTAAAGCGACACAAACGAAGGCCGAGGAGATGCAGCAGCAGTATGAATCGCGGCTGGATGACTGGCGTCACGAACAACAACAAGCCAGGGATACGCTGGAGTCCGAACTGCAGGAGGAGCGCCAGCGACGGGAAAAGGCACTGCGCGCCGATCTCAGGGAAGAGCAAAGGAAACTGGAACACCTCCAGCAGCAGCAGAACCTGGAGATGCAGCGCCAGCTGGAAAGTCGGGCCCTGAAACAGGGTGGGGAATTCGCCTCGCGAATACTGTCAATGTCAGCTGGCCCCGAGTTGGAATCCCGGTTCAGCCAACTGTTACTGGACGGTCTCGGCAACCTTTCAGCAGCACAGGCGAAGGCCCTGCGTTCTGAAATCGGCGTGGCAGATGCCACGGTCGAGGTTGCCAGTGCCTATCCCCTTGGCCAGGACCAACGTAACACGATCAAACAGGCTCTTGAGGAACTGCTGCAAAGGCCAGTCAGTCCCGATTTTGTTCAGGCTCCCGAGCTTCTGGCCGGCTTCCGTATCAATCTCGGCGCCTGGGAACTGGGTGCGAATCTGCGTGATGAACTCAGGGGTTTTGCCCGGCTCGCCGTGGCATCTCCAGGTGCCGAGCATGAATAG
- the atpE gene encoding ATP synthase F0 subunit C, whose amino-acid sequence MTDISWFTLGSTVFVALAIAIGVLGPAFAMGRAISSALDALARQPEAEKSIMRTLFIGLAMIESLAIYVLVIALIILFRNPLLEYLLKS is encoded by the coding sequence ATGACTGACATCAGCTGGTTCACGCTGGGGTCTACAGTATTCGTCGCCCTCGCCATTGCGATCGGCGTCCTCGGGCCTGCCTTTGCGATGGGACGCGCTATCAGTAGCGCCCTGGACGCACTGGCCCGACAGCCGGAAGCAGAGAAATCCATTATGCGCACTCTGTTCATCGGCCTCGCGATGATCGAGTCGCTGGCAATCTATGTACTGGTCATAGCGCTGATTATTTTGTTCCGCAATCCGTTGCTGGAATACCTGCTGAAGTCCTGA
- a CDS encoding F0F1 ATP synthase subunit A, producing the protein MENDALSPQVLFQLGPVTITSTVLTTWAIVFALTLCAWLLSRQLKEQPGKAQAVAEGIIVTIEDAIRAVAPEHVRLLLPFIGTLWIFLVVANLCGLLPGVHSPTRDLSATAALAILVFLSVHWFGIRSQGLRSYLRHYLTPSPILLPFHIISEITRTVALAVRLFGNIMSLEMAALLILLVAGFLAPIPILMLHIIEALVQAYIFGMLALIYVAGGLQSQQLRQLRQEERDD; encoded by the coding sequence ATGGAAAATGACGCCCTTTCACCCCAGGTTCTTTTTCAGCTCGGCCCGGTCACAATCACCAGCACAGTTTTGACGACTTGGGCGATTGTTTTCGCACTGACTCTCTGCGCCTGGCTGCTGTCCAGACAGCTGAAAGAACAACCGGGCAAGGCGCAGGCAGTCGCTGAAGGCATCATTGTCACAATCGAGGACGCTATTCGTGCCGTAGCGCCAGAGCATGTCCGGCTACTACTGCCATTTATCGGTACGCTGTGGATCTTCCTCGTAGTCGCCAATCTCTGCGGCTTGCTGCCTGGAGTTCACTCGCCCACCCGCGACCTTTCCGCCACCGCCGCTCTGGCTATCCTGGTCTTTCTATCTGTGCACTGGTTCGGTATACGCAGCCAGGGCTTGCGAAGTTACTTACGACACTATCTGACGCCGAGCCCGATCCTGCTTCCTTTTCATATCATTAGTGAGATCACCCGCACGGTCGCTCTAGCGGTGCGTTTGTTCGGCAACATCATGAGCCTTGAAATGGCAGCTTTATTGATACTACTGGTAGCTGGCTTCCTTGCCCCGATCCCTATACTGATGCTGCATATTATCGAGGCACTGGTTCAGGCCTATATTTTCGGCATGCTGGCCCTAATTTATGTCGCCGGAGGGCTCCAATCACAACAACTGCGACAGCTGCGGCAGGAGGAAAGGGATGACTGA
- a CDS encoding AtpZ/AtpI family protein: protein MRQAERDRPTLLSQTIYLGTLGLVFVLPIVAGAYLGQWIDSQFTGYSTRWTLSFIFVGLVVGGMNVYFLLKE from the coding sequence ATGAGGCAGGCAGAGCGGGATCGCCCAACCTTGCTTTCCCAGACGATTTATCTCGGGACTCTAGGGCTGGTTTTCGTCCTTCCAATCGTAGCAGGTGCGTACCTCGGCCAATGGATTGACAGCCAATTTACGGGGTACTCCACCCGCTGGACTCTCAGCTTCATCTTTGTGGGGCTGGTTGTAGGCGGAATGAATGTCTATTTTCTGTTGAAGGAGTAG
- a CDS encoding F0F1 ATP synthase subunit epsilon, protein MAVKTFRLQLFSATEQKTFEAATSFVGEDASGSFGILAGHVRMITSLLFGLSRFRLEDGDWQYLALPGGVLYFLDNQLQIYTRRFLLDRDYARVAERLQAQLVAEEESLRDMKESLRKMEESVLRRLWEAERRSSTGSEIR, encoded by the coding sequence ATGGCCGTCAAGACCTTTCGCCTGCAGCTGTTTTCTGCAACCGAACAGAAGACCTTTGAGGCTGCGACCTCCTTTGTTGGTGAGGACGCCAGTGGCAGCTTCGGTATTCTGGCCGGTCATGTGCGCATGATTACCTCTCTGCTGTTCGGCCTCAGTCGCTTCCGCCTTGAGGACGGCGATTGGCAATATCTGGCACTCCCCGGCGGGGTGCTCTACTTTCTCGATAACCAACTGCAGATCTACACCCGCCGCTTTCTGCTCGACCGCGACTATGCCCGTGTCGCCGAACGACTTCAGGCACAGTTGGTGGCAGAAGAGGAGAGCCTTCGCGATATGAAAGAGAGCCTGCGAAAAATGGAGGAATCCGTTCTGCGCAGGTTGTGGGAGGCGGAACGGCGGAGTTCAACTGGAAGCGAGATCCGGTGA
- the atpD gene encoding F0F1 ATP synthase subunit beta: MGASGSAETTDKQAIGVISEVHGPVVTIECQFLPPLHQALLTPLDGDSCLFEVHQHVDQRHVRAITLHQTSGLRRGMAVYDTGAPLHIPVSPECLGRLLNIFGEPLDGGPPLAAEAYRNVHAPPAALWDSIGTGDLLQTGIKVIDLLCPFVRGGKTGLFGGAGVGKTVLIMEFMHAVAALHQGVSVFAGVGERIREGHELWHEMREAGVMEQTLMAFGQMDESPGVRFRVGLSALSYAEYLRDTMQREVLFVMDNIFRFVQAGSEISSLLGRMPATVGYQPTLISEVAEMQERILSTRAGAITSVQAVYVPADDMTDPAVDAILGHLDSSVVLSREQAGKGIYPAVEPLQSGSRAMDRHVLGDRHYAIAEGVREHLARYRELEDIIAMLGIEELSEQDRKTVLRARKLQRYLTQPFNVVTSQTGIPGISVSLDDTIKDCEAFLRGELDELTEEQCYMQGSISNTAH, from the coding sequence ATGGGAGCCTCAGGCTCAGCGGAAACAACCGATAAGCAAGCGATCGGGGTGATCAGCGAAGTTCACGGCCCGGTGGTGACTATCGAATGCCAGTTCCTACCACCACTGCATCAGGCACTGTTGACGCCGCTCGATGGTGATTCCTGCCTGTTTGAAGTGCATCAACATGTTGACCAGCGCCATGTCCGAGCAATCACGCTGCACCAGACTAGCGGTTTGCGTCGGGGCATGGCGGTCTACGATACCGGCGCCCCCCTTCACATCCCGGTGAGCCCCGAGTGCCTCGGCAGACTCCTGAATATCTTTGGCGAACCACTCGATGGCGGCCCGCCCCTCGCGGCAGAGGCCTATCGTAATGTTCACGCCCCGCCTGCGGCACTGTGGGATTCCATTGGTACCGGTGACCTGTTGCAGACCGGTATCAAGGTGATCGACCTCCTGTGTCCTTTTGTCCGCGGTGGCAAAACCGGCCTGTTTGGCGGCGCGGGCGTAGGCAAGACCGTGCTGATCATGGAGTTCATGCATGCGGTTGCCGCTCTGCATCAGGGAGTTTCGGTCTTTGCCGGCGTCGGCGAGCGGATCCGCGAGGGCCATGAACTCTGGCATGAAATGCGTGAAGCGGGCGTGATGGAACAGACACTGATGGCCTTCGGGCAGATGGATGAGTCGCCGGGCGTCCGCTTCAGGGTTGGGCTCTCCGCGCTCAGTTACGCAGAGTACTTGCGAGACACTATGCAACGGGAGGTGCTGTTTGTAATGGACAATATCTTTCGTTTTGTGCAGGCGGGCAGCGAAATCTCCAGCCTCCTGGGGCGTATGCCGGCGACAGTTGGTTATCAACCGACACTGATTTCGGAGGTGGCGGAGATGCAGGAGCGCATACTGTCGACCCGCGCAGGCGCCATTACTTCGGTGCAAGCCGTGTATGTACCGGCAGATGATATGACCGACCCGGCAGTAGACGCGATCCTGGGCCATCTGGACTCGTCCGTGGTGCTGTCCCGCGAGCAAGCGGGGAAGGGGATTTATCCCGCCGTGGAGCCTCTGCAGTCAGGAAGCCGTGCCATGGATCGGCACGTACTTGGCGACCGGCACTATGCGATCGCAGAAGGGGTACGGGAGCATCTGGCGCGGTATCGGGAACTTGAGGACATTATCGCAATGCTCGGCATCGAGGAACTGTCCGAGCAGGATCGGAAGACCGTTTTGCGCGCACGCAAGCTGCAACGCTACCTCACGCAACCGTTCAACGTCGTGACGTCCCAGACCGGAATACCCGGTATCAGTGTCAGCCTCGATGACACAATCAAAGACTGCGAGGCGTTTTTACGTGGTGAACTGGATGAGCTGACAGAGGAGCAGTGCTATATGCAGGGAAGCATCAGCAACACTGCTCATTGA
- a CDS encoding pirin family protein, with protein MSNLTREVEQQCDIVQGCDAVDLIIEPRERDLGGFSVRRVLPARERRMVGPWIFFDHMGPADFPAGQGINVRPHPHINIATVTYLFEGEILHRDSLGSLQSIRPGDINLMVAGSGIVHSERERDEVRSLPHRLHGLQLWLALPQEEEECPPEFHHYPSADIPAVEVDGVPVRVMMGSAYGVTSPVKTFAKTLYVEAHLQTGQKLSIPSGEERAIYVADGEVRARDNRIPAYAMAILKDTEGVEIEAVKPSRIAIVGGEHLGDRFIDWNFVSSRRERIDQAIQDWRDGRFAKVPGDEQEFIPYP; from the coding sequence GTGAGCAACCTGACCCGGGAAGTGGAACAGCAGTGCGACATCGTTCAGGGCTGTGACGCCGTGGACCTGATTATCGAGCCCAGGGAGCGGGATCTCGGTGGCTTTTCCGTCAGGCGTGTACTCCCTGCCCGTGAACGGAGAATGGTTGGCCCCTGGATTTTCTTTGATCATATGGGCCCAGCGGACTTCCCGGCCGGGCAGGGGATCAACGTCCGCCCACATCCCCATATCAATATTGCAACGGTGACCTACCTTTTTGAGGGGGAAATCCTTCACCGGGATTCGCTTGGCAGCCTGCAGTCCATCCGGCCGGGCGACATCAACTTGATGGTGGCAGGTTCGGGTATCGTTCACTCGGAGAGGGAGCGAGACGAAGTGCGCAGCCTGCCACATCGGCTGCACGGGCTGCAGTTGTGGCTGGCGTTGCCGCAAGAAGAGGAAGAGTGCCCACCCGAATTCCATCACTATCCCTCTGCTGACATTCCCGCCGTGGAGGTGGATGGCGTACCGGTTCGTGTCATGATGGGGAGCGCTTACGGCGTCACCTCACCGGTCAAGACATTCGCCAAAACACTCTACGTTGAGGCGCACCTGCAAACCGGACAGAAATTGTCGATACCATCAGGAGAGGAGCGCGCCATCTACGTCGCCGATGGTGAAGTCCGCGCCCGTGACAATCGCATTCCTGCGTACGCGATGGCGATCCTCAAGGATACTGAGGGAGTCGAAATAGAGGCGGTAAAACCGAGCCGTATCGCCATCGTCGGTGGAGAGCATCTGGGCGACCGCTTCATAGACTGGAACTTTGTCTCCAGCCGCCGTGAGCGAATTGATCAAGCGATCCAGGACTGGCGGGATGGCCGATTCGCAAAGGTGCCCGGTGACGAACAGGAGTTTATCCCTTACCCCTGA
- a CDS encoding hydrolase: MSKKFVPATGLGNCHLQTLFPRLHRSTPWITTRVRWFETDDGDRLAIHMPKPLFDSERHPLVLLLHGLEGSVSSPYIQGMMQQLLDLKLQVAVMHFRGCGDVPNRLPRAYHSGDSDDPRWLTAKLRALYPNTPIAAVGYSLGGNVLLKWLAEDGDQCPLAAGVAVSAPMDLHACSRRINSGFSRVYQRHLLQSLRRSLERKSEDPGIRAALPDLTNRELFADFRRFDNAFTAPLHGFRDVDDYYTRASSKPLLQKIRRPTLIIHAEDDPFICSSAVPRQEEVSECVELAISRQGGHVGFISGSLWKPHYWLEERIPAYLMKQLQNTENKDMK, translated from the coding sequence ATGTCAAAGAAGTTTGTTCCCGCTACCGGCCTTGGTAATTGCCATCTCCAGACCCTTTTCCCCCGGCTGCACCGGTCCACGCCATGGATAACCACCCGGGTTCGCTGGTTCGAAACAGATGACGGGGACCGTTTGGCCATCCATATGCCAAAGCCCCTGTTCGACTCGGAGCGGCACCCACTGGTCCTTCTGCTGCACGGGCTAGAGGGTTCCGTTTCATCGCCCTACATACAGGGCATGATGCAACAGCTGCTTGATTTAAAGCTGCAAGTCGCCGTGATGCACTTTCGGGGCTGTGGTGATGTGCCTAACCGGCTGCCCCGGGCCTATCACAGCGGCGACAGTGACGACCCACGCTGGCTCACGGCAAAACTCAGGGCCCTATATCCGAATACACCCATTGCGGCGGTGGGCTATTCTCTCGGGGGCAATGTGCTCCTCAAGTGGCTGGCGGAGGACGGTGACCAGTGCCCACTGGCTGCTGGTGTGGCGGTTTCGGCACCGATGGACCTGCACGCCTGTAGCCGGCGGATCAATAGCGGGTTTTCACGAGTTTACCAGCGCCATCTGCTGCAAAGCTTGCGAAGAAGCCTGGAGCGGAAAAGTGAGGATCCGGGAATCAGGGCCGCGCTGCCAGATCTCACCAATCGGGAACTGTTCGCGGACTTCCGGCGGTTCGATAACGCATTTACTGCGCCGCTACATGGCTTCCGGGATGTGGACGACTATTACACCCGTGCATCCAGCAAGCCGCTGCTGCAAAAGATACGACGCCCGACCCTGATCATTCACGCTGAGGACGACCCGTTTATCTGCTCATCCGCCGTCCCGCGCCAAGAAGAGGTCAGTGAATGTGTGGAATTGGCAATCAGCCGACAGGGCGGGCACGTCGGCTTCATTAGTGGCAGCTTGTGGAAGCCCCACTACTGGCTGGAAGAGAGAATACCTGCGTATCTGATGAAACAGCTGCAAAACACCGAAAACAAAGATATGAAATAG
- a CDS encoding DUF411 domain-containing protein codes for MPSTLRKFTDSIRAFAVLGAVLLVTLPTVAEETKESSGIESREETLVTFNQEDLTVFKHRFCFCCKDWIEHLQSAGMSPAVTNRSDMGKVKSQWAIPEGFGSCHTAVWRDRYVFEGHVPARLIRQFLSDPPENALGLSVPGMPEGSPGMYKGNDFEPYNVYLLLLGGDYQLYARVTQAEQENPQNDTSASDAAQRNP; via the coding sequence ATGCCATCCACTTTGCGGAAGTTTACTGATTCTATCCGTGCATTCGCGGTCCTTGGTGCTGTTCTGCTGGTAACGCTCCCCACGGTTGCCGAGGAGACGAAGGAAAGCTCCGGTATCGAAAGCCGGGAGGAGACACTGGTCACCTTTAACCAGGAGGACTTGACGGTCTTCAAGCATCGTTTTTGCTTTTGCTGCAAAGACTGGATTGAGCATTTGCAAAGTGCGGGCATGAGCCCGGCGGTGACGAATCGCAGCGACATGGGCAAAGTGAAATCCCAATGGGCAATTCCGGAGGGATTCGGTAGCTGCCACACAGCGGTATGGCGAGACCGCTATGTGTTCGAGGGCCATGTACCCGCTCGCCTGATTCGCCAGTTCCTGAGCGACCCACCCGAGAATGCTCTGGGCTTGTCGGTCCCCGGCATGCCCGAGGGTAGCCCGGGCATGTACAAGGGCAACGACTTCGAGCCTTACAACGTTTACCTCCTGTTACTGGGCGGCGACTACCAGCTCTATGCACGGGTTACTCAGGCGGAGCAAGAGAATCCGCAAAACGATACCAGCGCATCAGACGCGGCCCAGCGGAACCCCTAG
- the egtD gene encoding L-histidine N(alpha)-methyltransferase gives MAINPPHNGVDPEVQVFLQDVISGLSRDQKTLPCKYLYDESGSRLFERICELKDYYVTRTEADIFSGKLEQMASAIGPDALIIEPGAGNCEKVEPLLEELTSPAGYMPMDISPEILLAARARIQARLPNLHIHAAVGDFTARAVWDELPAMKARRRVIFFPGSTIGNFDPDQASVLLSSFANRLSTGDALLIGTDLDKDPVVLERAYNDSEQVTARFNKNLLKRINTELGADFDLSMFSHRSFYHPIRQRVEMHLVSLADQSVHIRGETFHFREGETIHTENSHKYTLEGFKTLLKSVGFSTAYQWTDPSNHYAIHFAEVY, from the coding sequence ATGGCAATCAACCCACCCCATAACGGCGTAGACCCAGAAGTGCAGGTCTTTCTGCAGGACGTCATCAGTGGACTGAGCCGCGACCAGAAGACCTTGCCCTGCAAGTATCTTTACGACGAATCGGGATCCCGTCTGTTTGAGCGGATTTGCGAGCTGAAGGACTATTACGTAACGCGGACAGAAGCGGACATTTTCTCCGGTAAGCTCGAGCAGATGGCGAGCGCAATCGGTCCCGATGCACTGATCATTGAACCCGGTGCAGGCAATTGTGAAAAAGTAGAACCCTTGCTGGAAGAGCTGACCTCACCAGCAGGCTATATGCCGATGGATATTTCTCCCGAAATTTTGCTGGCAGCGCGAGCGCGCATCCAGGCCCGCCTGCCAAATCTGCACATTCACGCTGCTGTCGGCGACTTTACAGCCCGGGCAGTATGGGACGAGCTACCCGCGATGAAGGCCCGTCGCAGAGTGATTTTTTTTCCAGGCTCAACCATCGGCAATTTTGACCCGGACCAGGCCAGCGTCCTGCTATCCAGCTTTGCCAATAGGCTTTCGACAGGAGATGCACTGCTGATCGGTACTGACCTGGATAAGGACCCGGTTGTACTCGAGCGGGCTTACAATGACAGTGAGCAGGTCACCGCCAGGTTTAACAAGAACCTGCTAAAGCGGATCAACACCGAACTCGGTGCCGATTTTGATCTTTCAATGTTTTCGCATCGCTCTTTTTACCACCCGATCAGACAGCGGGTGGAAATGCATCTGGTCAGTCTCGCTGACCAGAGCGTGCATATCAGGGGGGAAACCTTCCACTTTCGGGAGGGCGAGACCATACACACCGAAAATAGCCATAAGTACACCCTCGAAGGGTTCAAAACCCTTTTGAAGTCTGTCGGCTTCTCGACGGCCTACCAATGGACTGACCCGAGTAATCACTATGCCATCCACTTTGCGGAAGTTTACTGA
- the egtB gene encoding ergothioneine biosynthesis protein EgtB: MTLPAPEVSREVQSRLLSRYRRIRNETESLADPLSAEDMQLQSMPDASPTKWHLAHTTWFFETFILRQEIPNYRVFDPAYHEIFNSYYNSLGQPFSRPHRGMLSRPCREEIYEYRQFVDRAMSRLLGDIEIDGALHKLVTLGLNHEQQHQELLLTDIKHAFSINPGYPAYLDASEEEEESPSGPEPLDWIEIAGGTYSIGVEGEDFCFDNEGPAHRNLLRDFRIASRLVTNGEYREFIEDGGYQEPRLWLSDGWAWVRETQAQHPAYWRNREGRWYQFTLAGLQPEQDAEPVCHLNFYEADAFASWVGQRLPTEFEWEVAACQLRAPDQLAAANLLEKRNWRPQAARGQRQFLGDVWEWTSSAYLPYPGFRASADAVGEYNGKFMCNQKVLRGGSCVTPADHIRMSYRNFFYPHQSWQFSGLRLAGDNP, encoded by the coding sequence ATGACACTCCCAGCGCCTGAGGTATCCAGAGAAGTCCAGTCCCGCCTCCTCAGCCGCTATCGGCGAATTCGAAACGAGACAGAATCCCTGGCAGATCCGCTTTCGGCGGAAGACATGCAACTGCAATCAATGCCGGATGCCAGTCCCACCAAGTGGCACCTTGCCCACACCACCTGGTTTTTCGAAACTTTTATTCTGCGCCAGGAAATACCGAATTACAGGGTCTTCGACCCCGCCTATCACGAGATCTTCAACTCTTACTACAATTCGCTCGGCCAGCCATTTAGTCGCCCCCATCGCGGCATGCTCTCCCGCCCATGCCGGGAGGAAATCTACGAGTACCGACAGTTTGTCGACAGGGCCATGAGCCGCTTGCTGGGTGATATTGAAATCGATGGCGCACTGCACAAGCTCGTCACGCTCGGACTCAATCATGAACAGCAGCACCAGGAACTGCTGCTTACCGACATCAAACATGCCTTTTCAATCAATCCCGGCTACCCGGCCTACCTCGATGCCAGTGAGGAAGAGGAGGAGTCCCCATCCGGCCCGGAGCCTCTGGACTGGATCGAGATTGCAGGTGGCACCTACAGTATCGGTGTCGAGGGAGAAGATTTCTGTTTCGATAACGAGGGACCAGCGCATCGCAACCTATTGCGGGATTTCCGCATCGCTTCCCGGTTAGTCACCAATGGTGAATATCGCGAATTTATCGAGGACGGCGGCTATCAGGAGCCCCGATTGTGGTTATCTGACGGGTGGGCGTGGGTTCGAGAAACACAGGCGCAACACCCAGCCTACTGGCGCAACAGGGAAGGGCGCTGGTACCAGTTCACTCTCGCCGGCCTGCAGCCGGAGCAGGACGCAGAGCCGGTCTGTCACCTGAACTTTTACGAAGCCGACGCCTTCGCAAGCTGGGTAGGCCAGCGCCTCCCCACTGAATTTGAATGGGAAGTGGCCGCCTGCCAGCTGCGGGCACCCGACCAGCTGGCTGCTGCCAACCTGCTGGAAAAGCGCAACTGGCGACCACAGGCGGCTCGAGGCCAAAGACAGTTTCTCGGCGACGTCTGGGAATGGACCTCCAGCGCCTACTTACCGTATCCGGGCTTTCGGGCCAGTGCTGATGCGGTCGGCGAGTATAACGGCAAGTTTATGTGTAACCAGAAAGTGTTGCGGGGTGGCTCCTGCGTCACGCCGGCGGACCATATCCGCATGAGCTATCGGAACTTCTTTTACCCGCACCAGAGCTGGCAGTTTTCCGGCCTCCGCCTGGCAGGAGATAACCCGTGA